AGAACCGCCACGCGAGCATTCCCAATCCGAACAACCAGATGGCGGTCGAGGACATCAAGCGTGTGCAGGAAGTCATCGCCCGTGAGAGCAAGCAACTGGTATATACACACTTCAACATGGTGGTGGCCGTGTCTGCCGGTGCAGACCTGCAAAAGTGTACGAACCACTTGGAAAACGCTTTCGGGCGTATGGGTATCCATATCAGCAAGCGGGCATACAACCAACTGGAACTGTTCGTCGGTTCGTTTCCGGGCAACTGCTACACGCTCAATGAGGAATACGACCGTTTCCTGACCCTTTCCGATGCGGCGATGTGCCTGATGTACAAGGAGCGTGTGCTGCACAGCGAGGAAACGCCGCTGAAGATTTACTACACCGACCGTCAGGGCGTGCCGGTGGCTATCGACATCACGGGAAAAGAGGGAAAGAATAAACTGACTGATAATTCCAATTTTTTCTGTTTGGGGCCTTCGGGCAGCGGCAAGAGTTTTCATATGAACTCGGTCGTGCGCCAGCTCCATGAGCAGGGAACGGATGTGGTGATGGTCGATACGGGGAACTCATACGAGGGACTGTGCGAGTATCTGGGCGGCAAGTATATCTCCTATACCGAGGAACGGCCTATTACGATGAATCCGTTTCGCATCAACCGGGAGGAATACAATATCGAGAAGATAGACTTCCTCAAGAACCTTATCCTGATGATTTGGAAAGGGTCGGACAGCCAGATTCCCGAAATCGAGTTCCGCATTGTCGAGCAGATAATCATAGACTACTATGATGCCTATTTCAACGGATTTACAAGATACACCGACGAGCAACGGGAGGTACTGCTGAAAAACCTGTTTGCGGCGGCCAGCCGAAAGAACCCAAACAAACCACCCAGAGAGGTGGATGAGATGGTGCGCAAACAGATAGAGGTGCTTGAGGCACGGCGGGCGGCTCTCAAAGTGTCGGAACTGAACTTCAACTCATTCTTTGACTACTCATTCGACCGTCTGGAGCAGATCTGCACCGAAAATGACATCACGACAATCAGCTACTCGACCTATTCGACCATGCTGCAGCCGTTCTACAAGGGAGGCGCATATGAGAAGATTCTCAATGAGAATGTGGATTCGGCACTGTTTGACGAGACATTCATCGTCTTTGAAGTGGATGCAATCAAGGAAAACAAGAAACTGTTTCCCATTGTCACACTGATTATCATGGACGTGTTCCTGCAGAAAATGCGCATCAAGAAGACCCGTAAAGTCCTTGTCATCGAAGAGGCGTGGAAGGCCATTGCCAGCCCGCTCATGGCGGAATACATCAAGTTCATGTACAAGACCGCCCGTAAGTTTTGGGCTTCTGTCGGCGTGGTGACGCAGGAGATACAGGACATCATCGGCAGCGAAATCGTGAAGGAGGCCATCATCAACAACTCGGACGTGGTGATGCTGCTTGACCAGAGCAAGTTCAAGGAACGCTTTGACGAAATCCGAAAGATTCTTGGTCTGACCGAGGTGGATTGCAAGAAGATATTTACCATCAACCGCTTGGAGAACAAGGATGGGCGCAGCTTCTTCCGCGAAGTGTTTATCCGTCGGGGGACGACCAGCGGCGTGTACGGCGTGGAAGAGCCGCACGAGTGCTACATGACCTACACGACCGAACGGGCGGAAAAGGAGGCACTGAAGCTTTACAAGAAGGAACTTCGGTGCAGCCATCAGGAAGCTATCGAGGCATATTGCCGGGACTGGGATGCCAGCGGTATCGGGAAGGCCCTGCCTTTTGCACAAAAAGTAAACGAGACGGGGCGTGTGCTCAACCTCCGTCCCGTGCATGAATCCAAATAAACATTGCAGCCATGAAACGACTACTCCTTATCCTGACCATCGCCTCGGTCACACTCTGCCAGACGGTTCACGCCCAGTATTACAGCGTGAACTACGACACCCGTACCGTTGCGGCGATGGTGGCTGCCTTCGGTACGGAAGCGGTCGCCGAAGGGTACTACCGGGAGCAGGTCGATGACGTCCTCAAGCACTACACGGCAGCGGAGGTCGCTACCGCCGGGATATTCGCGGCCAAGTTCTTGGAGCATAAAGCCCTGAGCGACCTCGGCATCTGGAACAGCCGTACGGAAAACTACTACTACCGGCGCATCTACCGGATGGTGGCGGAGAAAATCATGCCCAAGATATGGGTGGTGGCGAAGCAGATGCTCCATTCGCCGCAAACGGCTATCTATTGGGGCAGTTACCTGATGAAAGTCTGCGATGATACCAAAAGTCTGTGTATGCAGTTCGAGAGCGTGGTGACCAACAGCACGCTGACCTTTTCGGACATCGCCTTTCTCGAAATCAATCCGGAAATTGCCCCCTTGCTGAAACTCTCCGAAACGGGAAACATCGACTGGCAGCGGATGATGGACAACTTCGCCCGCATACCGGGCAACTTCACCCACGAGAACCTGAAAAGCGACCTCGACAACCTTTATAACACGGGGGTCGGCCTTGCAACGGCAGGCATTGCCAATCTTGGTGACGCCCTGTTGCAAAGCAGCTCGTTCCATGACCTGCTGGGTGGAAAGGTTGAAGAAATCGGCAACCTGTATGAACACTACGGGAGTCTATTCGAGCAGGCGGAACATGACATCAGCGGCTTGCTGATTGACATGGTGGGTGGTCCGGACAACGTGGCCGGTCTGTTCAACTTCAGCAACTACAACCTCACGGCATGGATGACCGACTACCTGGACGAAGCGATGGGGAACTATTACACGCAGCGGTGGTACATTGCCCGGCGTGACCAAGGGAGCGTATCGCTGTGCGACTACTATCCTCCGACGGACGACAACAGCATCCTGAACGGGGGCGCATGGGTGCGGTTCAACACGAGCGACCCGAATTTCTATCCTGATGCCTCGCAACGGGAACAGGTACTTGCCAACTCGGAAGGATATGCCGGTTGGTCAAGAAACCGCGTGCAGCAGTTGAACAACCAGAACGACGGGTTCAGCTACAGCATCAACTATTGGATGAGTGCCTATATCATCAGCAAGAAAAACAAGCAGACCAAAAAGGCATACGCATACGAAATCCATGTGAGCAAAAACTGGAACAAAGAAGAGGTCGTCTATGAGGAAGTCTTCGATTCCTACTCGATGGACTTGAACACGTTTCGGGCGCAACTGAATGTCCGGCTTGCGGAGTTCAACGAGAACGAGGACGGCTACACCTATTATATATCTTCCGGTGCGCGGAACTATTACCAAGCAACGGACGCAGCCAAATTGAAGGGATGCGAGAGCGTGACCATCAGCGTGACCTGTTCCGACGGGGTTACGCTCGGACAAGGCTCGACACAGTACAAGTGCCGCAAGTGCGGCAGCTCGTTGAATGCCCACACCAAGGAGTGCGCCATGCAGACCTCGGTGACGGAAAACGACCTCGACCTTTCGGAACTGGACGCGCTATTGAACGAGGCGAACAGCCAAGCGGCCAATATTGAAGCGCAAATCGGGGCATTGGAAAACGAGAACGCTGTCCTGCTGAAGAAAATCAGTACGGCGAGCATTGAGGATGCGGCGAATTACCGGCAGCAGTACAACGCGAACAAGACACGGATAGACCGTCTGAAAGGAGAACTCGCGGAATGGAAGAAGAAACAGTCCGACTATGCCCAAGCAAAGTCGGATGCCGCAGACGACAACAGCGTGGCGACGGATGACTATTACCGCATCCCTGCCATCATGCAGGACTGCAAGGCGGCATACGGTCTTACTTGGCAGGACGGCGGAGCATGGAACGGCTACTCGTATGTACGCAAGGCGACCATGCCGAATATCAACGGTATCATCACATTCAGGGCTACGGTCTCCATTGCCCGCAAGCCGAAATATTTTCTCGGCATAAAAATACACCGTACCATTATCCAAATCAAGTGGGAACTCACTTCGGAATATACGGACACACACGTCGCTGACGTGCTGACCCTTGATCCGGGACTTTCGGATGCGGAAAAGGCTAAACTGGTAAACGACCGGATAGCCGAAATCGCCCGTGAACATCCGTCCTGTAAAATCACGACGGAATACGCCCGCAGCGCACCGACGGAAGAAACGCCATCAGGCGACGTGTACCATCTGCTGTGGTCAAGCGACCGCCTTGAGATAGCGCGAGAGGTGGACAGCAGAATCACCAAGATATATGCCGACTTGGTATCGCTGGAAAAGATGATGCACTACAAGCGGAGCATCCTTGACGTGATGAAGGATGTGCAGCCCGGACTGGACACGGACGAAGGCCGTAGGCTGACACTCGTGGAGGAATGCCATGACCGCTGGGTGGAGAATGCACGGACGCTTCGGAGCGGCAACAGCAGGAATAGCAGAAAGGAGGTACGGCCATGAAACGTACCATACAGATTGCCGTCGTGCTGTTCGCCCTGCTGCCCGGTATCGCCAAGGCGCAGTGGACTTTCGATATAGTCTCCGTCGAAGCCTACATCAACGACCACAAGAAGCAGCGCAGCCTGCTGTTGGCTCGTAGCACCTTGGAGCACAGCAACAAGCTGTTGCACGAGTACAGCTGTAAAGAAATTGGGGACTATAAAGAGTTGAATATTGACCTTGACAAATACACCCGTGCGTTCGATGCCATCGACGTCATGTACCAGTCGTTGCGCACGGTGTTGAACGTCAAGAATACCTATACATCGGTCAGCGACCGTATCGGCGACTATAAATCGTTGTTGGAGGATTTCAATGCGAAGATCTTGAAACGTGGACGCATCGAATCCGCAGATACCCTGATTATCTCCATCAATGCGAGGGGGCTGAGGGCGATTGCCCGTGAGGGGGAACAGCTCTACAAGTCCGTGAGCGACCTCGTGCTGTATGCCACCGGAGCGGCAGCCTGCTCGACCTCCGACCTGCTGATGGTGTTGGAGGCCATCAACCGCTCATTGGACAACATCGAGCGGCATCTGAACCGGGCCTATTTCGAGACATGGCGGTACATTCAAGTGCGCATCGGCTATTGGAAAGCAAAGGTATATCGCTCCCGCACCATGCGGGAGATTCTCGATGACGCCTTCGGGCGTTGGCGCGGAGCCGGAAGACTGGATTATTAACGACAAAAAGAGAAGAATATGAACAGAAAACTATTACTCATGGCAGTGGCGGTCACCGTAACGACAGCCGTACACGCACAGTATGTAACGTACAACCATGATTCGCCGAAGCAGAATCAGGTAACGGTCATGGAAACCGGTACGGGCGCACTCTCGCCCGACCTCTATTATTCCGTGCTGCACAACAAATACAAGAAGTCGGCGGCGGCCAAAAACAAGCTCTCGTTCCGCACACTTGCCGGTATCAATCTCTACAACCAGGTGGACGAAGCGGAAGCCATTGATTCGGCTTTGGTCAAGCGGGCGAAGGTCGAGGCGTTGAACGTTGCCGACCGGCAGGCGGACATCGCGTGGCTTGCCGAGGGCGATAAGGTCAGCAGACAGATGGACCGGTTCCGGCGCAACATCGACCGTATTCTCCTGTCCGGCGGTACTCCGGCCGACAAGGAACGGTGGACGGAATACTACCACGTCTATCAGTGCGCCATCAACGCCACGAAAGACGCCTATATGCCAAACGCCCAGCGAAAGAAGGAGTATCTGCGCATCTACGAGGATGTGGCACGGCAGAACGAGATTTTAGTGAGCTACCTCGCCAAGCGTCAGAACGCAACGGCAACAAGCACACTGCTGAACGCAACGGACAACCGTACCCTGCATAAGGGCGGCATTGTCCGCAATGCCATGAGCCGGTGGCAGGAATCACGCCTTGCGGTGCGTGGCTCGCAATCGGGCGGCAACGGAAACGGCGAAGATGACAACGAGAGTGTAAACAGAGGGAAATAAAAAGACAGGGCTATGGCAAACGGAGATATACTTTCGGATTTCGGCATCAACCTGTTGGAGGAGGAAATAGATGATGTCATCTTTCAGACCAACGAGTTTCTGACGGACGCGACTTTTACCGGTGCGCAGGGTCCTTTTTGGTGGATATTGCAGATGTGCATGGCACTCGCGGCACTGTTCTCCATCGTCATGGCGGCAGGTATCGCCTACAAGATGATGGTAAAGCACGAGCCGTTGGACGTTATGAAGCTGTTTAGGCCGCTTGCCGTGTCGATTATCATCTGCTGGTGGTATCCGCCTGCGGACACGGGTATGGCGGGGAGCCGGAACAACTGGTGTTTTCTGGACTTTCTGTCCTACATCCCGAATTGCATCGGGTCGTACACCCATGACCTGTACGAAGCTGAAGCTTCACAGATATCGGACAGGTTCGAGGAAGTTCAACAGCTCATCCATGTGCGTGACACGATGTACACGAACCTGCAGGCGCAGGCGGATGTCGCCCACACGGGCACATCCGATCCCAACCTGATAGAGGCGACAATGGAGCAGACCGGCGTGGACGAAGTGACGAGCATGGAAAAGGATGCGGCGAAGTTGTGGTTCACGTCTTTGACGGCAGGAGTCATCGTGGGGATAGACAAAATCATCATGTTGATTGCTCTCGTGGTGTTCCGAATCGGTTGGTGGGCAACGATTTACTGCCAACAAATCCTGTTGGGAATGCTGACGATTTTCGGACCGATACAGTGGGCGTTCAGCATCCTGCCGAAATGGGAAGGTGCTTGGGCGAAGTGGCTGACACGCTATCTGACGGTGCATTTCTACGGGGCGATGCTCTACTTCGTGGGCTTCTATGTGCTGCTGCTCTTTGACATTGTATTGTGCATCCAAATCGAGAACCTGACGGCGATAACCGCCAGCGAGCAGACGATGGCTGCCTACCTGCAAAACTCGTTCTTCTCGGCAGGCTACCTGATGGCGGCTTCGATTGTAGCCCTCAAGTGCCTGAACCTTGTTCCGGACTTGGCGGCATGGATGATACCGGAGGGCGACACGGCATTCTCTACCCGAAACTTCGGCGAGGGCGTGGCACAGCAGGCGAAGATGACGGCAACCGGAGGGTTGGGCGGCATCATGAGATAATCCGCAAAAGATAATATAAACCCAATAAAAATCATAACAACATGAAATTGCAAGAGAAAATCAAAAGTTGGTGCAAGGATGAGAAATTCATGTCCTTTGCACAGGAACGAGCGAGAAAAGAGGTTTGCGAGGTGACGGAAAACCACCGCATCGACCCGCAGTATGAAGAACTGGACGAAGCCTTCGAGTACGACGACCGGTACATCGCCCCCTTGGTGACGTACCTGACGTACAAGCTGCGTCTTGCCCTGCTGCAGCGGAACGCAGGTAAGCGCAAAAGAGGAATCTGGTGGGTGCTTGTCCACGTGGAGATGCAGGGCTATTACGTGGAGATATTCTCGGCGGAGTTCGAGAATCTTTTGACGGAACTTCGGGATGCGGTCATACCCATGCTGCACACGGAATATGTACAGATGTTGAACGGTAAAAGGGAATAACCGATGGTCATCAAGAATTTGGAAAACAAAATAAGACTGGTGGGCATCATCTGTACCGCTTTTCTCGTGGGATGTGTCATCATCAGCTTGTCAAGTATCTGGACAGCCCGGACGATGGTCTCGGATGCGCAGAAGAAGGTGTATGTGCTGGACGGCAACGTGCCTATCCTCGTGAACCGCACGACAATGGACGAAACGCTTGACATGGAAGCTAAAAGCCATGTGGAAATGTTCCACCATTATTTTTTCACGTTACCGCCAGATGACAAATACATCCGCTATACGATGGAAAAAGCGATGTATCTGGTGGATGAGACGGGGTTGGCACAATACAACACGCTCAAGGAAAAGGGTTTCTACTCCAACATTTTGGGTACGAGTTCGGTGTTCTCCATCTATTGTGACAGCGTGGCTTTCAACAAGGAGAAGATGGAGTTCACTTACTACGGACGGCAACGCATTGAGCGGCGGAGCAACATCCTCATGCGGGAACTGGTCACGGCGGGGCAACTTAAGCGTGTGCCCCGAACAGAAAACAACCCGCACGGATTGCTTATCGTGAACTGGCGAACCCTGCTGAACAAGGACATCGAACAGAAAACGAAGATCAACTACTAAACAACGGAGTTTATGAATATCAAGGGATTCAGGCGGATGCTCTTCGGTGAAAAGATGCCGGACAAGAACGATCCGAAATACAAAGACCGTTACGAGCGGGAGGTGTCCGCCGGACGAAAGTTCGCCCAAGCGACACGCATTGACAAGGCTGCCGCCAAGGTGCAGGGATTCGCCAACGCACACCGGATACTTTTTCTGGTCATCGTCTTTGGTTTCGCTATCGGAGGGTTCACTTGGAACATCTATCGCATTACAATGGCATACCGCAACAGCCGGCCGACACGCACGGCGACGGAAATGCAGGATTCGGTGCTACGGGAAAGACACAAGAGGCTGCAAGGGGGTGAAATAAGGGAAAATCGGAACGAGAACAAGAAATATGAACCGCAATAAAGGAGTGCTTATGAATACACGATTTGAAAAATCAGTCCGCTCGTCGGACGAATGGTACACCCCGAAGGAGGTGTTGAAAGCGTTAGGCAGGTTCGACCTTGACCCTTGCGCCCCTATCCGTCCGTTGTGGCCGACCGCCGAAGTCATGTATGACCGGAACATGGACGGATTGTCCCTGAAATGGGAAGGGCGTGTATGGCTCAATCCTCCGTACTCGCGTCCCCTTATCGAACAGTTTGTCCGAAAGCTGGCGGAACACGGCAACGGCATCGCGCTGTTGTTCAACCGTTGCGATTCCAAAATGTTTCAGGACGTCATTTTCGAGAAAGCGACGGGCATGAAATTCCTGCGCCACCGCATCCGGTTTTACCGCCCGGACGGAACACGCGGCGATTCTCCCGGTTGCGGCAGCATCCTGATCGCATTCGGAGTGGAAAACGCAGAAGTGCTGAAAAACTGC
The Bacteroides caecimuris DNA segment above includes these coding regions:
- a CDS encoding membrane protein, with amino-acid sequence MANGDILSDFGINLLEEEIDDVIFQTNEFLTDATFTGAQGPFWWILQMCMALAALFSIVMAAGIAYKMMVKHEPLDVMKLFRPLAVSIIICWWYPPADTGMAGSRNNWCFLDFLSYIPNCIGSYTHDLYEAEASQISDRFEEVQQLIHVRDTMYTNLQAQADVAHTGTSDPNLIEATMEQTGVDEVTSMEKDAAKLWFTSLTAGVIVGIDKIIMLIALVVFRIGWWATIYCQQILLGMLTIFGPIQWAFSILPKWEGAWAKWLTRYLTVHFYGAMLYFVGFYVLLLFDIVLCIQIENLTAITASEQTMAAYLQNSFFSAGYLMAASIVALKCLNLVPDLAAWMIPEGDTAFSTRNFGEGVAQQAKMTATGGLGGIMR
- a CDS encoding DUF5045 domain-containing protein, with the protein product MNRKLLLMAVAVTVTTAVHAQYVTYNHDSPKQNQVTVMETGTGALSPDLYYSVLHNKYKKSAAAKNKLSFRTLAGINLYNQVDEAEAIDSALVKRAKVEALNVADRQADIAWLAEGDKVSRQMDRFRRNIDRILLSGGTPADKERWTEYYHVYQCAINATKDAYMPNAQRKKEYLRIYEDVARQNEILVSYLAKRQNATATSTLLNATDNRTLHKGGIVRNAMSRWQESRLAVRGSQSGGNGNGEDDNESVNRGK
- a CDS encoding DNA N-6-adenine-methyltransferase, which translates into the protein MNTRFEKSVRSSDEWYTPKEVLKALGRFDLDPCAPIRPLWPTAEVMYDRNMDGLSLKWEGRVWLNPPYSRPLIEQFVRKLAEHGNGIALLFNRCDSKMFQDVIFEKATGMKFLRHRIRFYRPDGTRGDSPGCGSILIAFGVENAEVLKNCSIEGKYVQLN
- the traK gene encoding conjugative transposon protein TraK codes for the protein MVIKNLENKIRLVGIICTAFLVGCVIISLSSIWTARTMVSDAQKKVYVLDGNVPILVNRTTMDETLDMEAKSHVEMFHHYFFTLPPDDKYIRYTMEKAMYLVDETGLAQYNTLKEKGFYSNILGTSSVFSIYCDSVAFNKEKMEFTYYGRQRIERRSNILMRELVTAGQLKRVPRTENNPHGLLIVNWRTLLNKDIEQKTKINY